The Dunckerocampus dactyliophorus isolate RoL2022-P2 chromosome 16, RoL_Ddac_1.1, whole genome shotgun sequence nucleotide sequence gtaagttttgatgacttattgagtgctaatgtgcacttttgtctcaagtgaattcatgctagcacactgccttttaccacacacgtgatgtaatcatctctctggaaaaacttagctggaacttgaacaggtggatcggcattcattttgtgcttttaatttgatgttattcataaataagataaattacatcgctataatgtacgccccccaaaataatacaattcaaTACATATAAAGtggagtgtatactgtatgtagagtGACGTGTATGTACAGTAACATTGTGCAGTATTTTTGCTGTGCAGCATGGAAGTGTTTGGCACACCTCTCGGTGCACATTTGGCCCGAAACAACATGCACAATCAGGGTCTCATACCATTTAGCTGTCATGGCAGCATCCTAGTGCAAGTGCATTTCATTATGAATTACACATCATACTCCTGATGCTCTTTACTTGGCCCAAGTTCCTtggcatgttttcaatgcagaCGGCGGATGTTGTGTTGGCTGATAAATGGCTCATTTACAAAATAACCGGCATAAGCACTCTGCGGAACATATTTCCCTGCAATTTGCATGTGCTTTTCTGCTCATTACAAAACataagtgcttttttttttccctccaaccCCACAGATTTCATCTTTCTCTGTCACTCCAAATTATGAGATCCTGTTTTTCTCTTCTGATGTATATGAAGTTGTCAACATTGTCGATTTTTTGGACGGCAAGACCCAACTGAGCACAGTGAAGGCCGATCTGGAAAAATTTAAAATAGACAGTGAGTTATATTGTTGGAAATGCTGCCTGATTTTGAGCTTGAACTTCAACCGTGTTTGCTGCTCTCCATCGACAGACAGAGACACTGCCGGAACTGACCTCAACCTCGTTTTTATGACCATCTTGGAGCGCATGGCATTTATAAAGCAACGGACAGGGGAAGAGGGCTTTAAGGAGCACCGTCACGCAATCATTCTTTTTACAGACGGTAACTTCATTCACCTCTGCTGTGCTTTCAAAATATCTTTCAATGTGTGCAAACTACAAATGCACTGTAAGTAGAAATACAACATTTCACTAACTGTAACAACTGGAATCACATTGAgatgtttatttattaatggtAATATaactaataaaatatatatttatgatatatttatattatacattacatgatgtaaatattaataagcATTATACAGTTATGctatgttattatatatttatcataatttatttgattgtattttttcattttattactcCTATTTTATCTGTAGAAAATGTTGCTTCATTGAAAAGAAAAATCATTAAAATCATTTAATTTGAACTCATTAACTGCTTTGAAattgcaaatggcaaaaactgaAATCCAAGCAAGATGAACTATCTGAAGCTGAGGTCAAAATACGCTTTTTTGACTGTTAGACCAATGTGCTTATCTtaagtcatatactgtatctcaAATCTGAGATGTATgacttaaaataagcaaaataataacagaaaaatattttttttctttttgttttgtttattttgtttacaatgtttctttttaaaaatattattttgtttattttaagaaGTATAATATGCAGTAGATGTGTTCCCAGACCACCCGTGAAtagcaaaaaatgcaaaacaatactattttatacgaATTTATAAACCGCAAGGAATGccgggtaacttcctgttgtgaaaatgtgtgactgggcttcccagcatgccttgcggcttataaattagtataaaatagtattgctttgcatgtatattagtgtgtgagCATCTATTGCAATACCCTGCAGTACCCatgtggtacagttacattgtgtggtACCTGTTGTGGTATGTTTGGTTACACCATGACTGAAGCAGGCATTTGGGTTCATAACTTTTTTGATTGCAGGTGCTTACAACATGGGTGGTACACCTGAGCCTACAGTGCAAAAAATAAAGAACATGGTCTACATGGACCAGACTAGCAGGAGCGAAAAACCATTAAGAGAAGAGTACCTGGGTGAGTTTGCTgaatataatattatgttagGGGTTGAgtccaaataaataaactgcTCTTCACTGTTGCTTCTTAATTTCagacatttatatttttgccaTTGGCGCCCTGATCTTCGACGACGACTTAATTCCTCTTGTAGCCGGGACAGGTGGCGACCATTACTTCAGGATGAGCGATATTCGCAGTTTGCAGAAGACATTTGATGAGATTATTGGTGAGTTTGTACATTTGTGGAATCACTATGTGAGTAATTCCTCACTGACCCTTTTGCTTCCACACTCACAACCAAATAACAATCAGAAGCTGAAACTTCTTTAACACCTGATTAAAGTGCTTATGTTGACCCGAGTGTTCATCTCCAACATCACAGGTTTTCAACaattattaaatcatgctgttttatggttgaatacagcctattactagtaaaaaaacggctaaaagaactacaatacaaatataaggcattcagacgaCGCATTCAAAGGCGATGACGTAGTATTCTACCCAAgtcactacgtgtcagtaatgttaccgtgATGTCTGGTGAGGCACAAAATCACCAGATTTGAttaccagaacaacaggcttttattgcaggtttgaattacatCACAActagcacaataataaaaataaattagaataaaaatcctcaataaaaacacgggctactgttgctgccgtAACCCACAGAAAGCTgagactcaactctgaacccccgacgtcacgtCCTTTTTCTTCAAATTGACGCTCACTCTgcttccctagggaacacattcacagcaacacacacgagcacgagtcttatttatttatttactcttaGTATGTCGACCGTATTGCGTAATATGAGcgtaaacgtgactataggggtcttatttcatgtctagagggctctaataatgttaaaaaacgtatttagatggtaaacaggttttctgtgctcaaactatgaaaatattccatttataaataaggaatcgtacttggaaattcacttatcatggttgggtctggaaccatatcaccacgataaacgagggattactgtacaactcTCATATTTCAGCAACAATACTATACAATTGAAACTGGATACACTTTAGAGTAGTTAGTGCAcaacttgtatagcagtatagatttactatccacaaAACATCAGTCAGCACATGGCCATTTTTGCCTAAACAGATGGCAACACAAGTAAGTACAGCCAACATTGaacgtgtccaaagtgtcaatgtgtgagcaccattgttatctagcactgcctccCCCATCATGAGGAGCTGGTGGCATTAAATGGTAGtacaaaataaatgatcaatacCTTCACATAATTCATTATATTCAATTATAGCTATTCTTTATCATCATTACCTTTCCTCACACCGACACAAATCCCATGGTTTTCCTGTGGCGTGTGTGTTGACTCAGGtttatgttactaaaaataGTACCACGCTCAATCAATGGGGTTCcgtaaaaaacacattcatcccatttggtgttttttttttctttttaccacAAAATTATTGACGTTGGAAAGCAATGATATTTTCATTGGAGGCTTTGTGTCCTCTCTGGACAAAACGTGGATCACCATGCAATGAACAGTGgagccctggttagcgtgtttttcagctAATGTTGAAAATCGAAGCCAAAATTTTCCCTCAGTTTGACATTTTCTGGTTAGGAATAAATTCTAGTTTTATATGCGCAAAACATATCCGTAAAACAAACGGCACATAAGCTATTGTGTTATTGAATTGGGATATAatgaattcagtcgtgtttctcacctttttttatcaaaatgctggctcggttttgggttattttgcagccttgatcaaaagaaaagcagaaacttgaggtgagaaacactaatgaattcaagaaataactcaaaggtgatgtccgtgttgatctcaatGCCACATCGTGCCAACAATCAATCTTCAAGGAATGTAaaattaaccttaaatgttcatttatccctttcattcatcatttatatgtattatatccattttgaattgttttatgcaggtGAAACTGTCATtgtgaaaatatgaaaacatgttttgtgttgacatttttggctttctggagcaGATGAATTTACGTTTGCATTACATTTCTTATGGTAAAAACGTCTTCAGTTAGGGTACAtttcagaccttctggaacagattaatgacgctaaccaaggttcgaACAGGACGACTTAAACAGGTTAAGCCATATAAGCTAGTTATTAAATGCAGCTGTGTGGTGTGTCCCTTCCAGATGAAGAAGAAGTGAAAGGTTTATGTGGTCTTCACAAGGAATACGACACCACAAAAAGAAGGGAAAATTATCCATGGGTGGTATTTATTGTCATTCAGGTGAATATTTCCCTTTTTTATGGTTGTCATGGCATTCCACGGTGCCTTTTTGGAATAAATGATTTGTTTCCTCTTGACACTTTAAGAACGAGGGCAGAGTCATGAAATGTCTGGGCTCTCTGGTGACGCCCATGTTCGTCCTGACCGCCGCTCACTGCTTCACGTTTGGGGATTTACCTCAGCACGTCACAGTTGACATTGACGATATGAACGGCAGAAGAAGTAAGAGTTGCCAGAGTCCAAAGTTTACCTCCATGATTTGTCAAGTTTGCTTTTGTTTAACCATTAACGGACTTTGCTCATCTCTGTCCGACAGCCAAAAAGGTGAAGAACTTCTTTTTGCACCCAAAATTCAATGTCAAGGCTAAAGTAAACGAGGGTGTGGAAGAGTTCTATGACTACGATGTGGCTCTCATTCAACTGGTGGACTATGTGAAAATCTCCACATTGGCCAGGTACTGTACCCCACAACATTTTGATTCAACTCATTtggttaaaacaacaaaaacaatgtgcTCCTCTCCCCCTGTTCAGACCTATTTGCATACCTTGCACCCAGGAGACCAGTAATGCCCTAAAACTGGTTGGTGAATCCACCTGCAAGGAACAAGGTGAATAACTCTTGTGCCTTAAATTATTTTGGactatttatcattttattatgattattactttctactttttgacattttatgttTCCTTGACTATCCAGTGGCAACCTGTGACCTGAAACCCCTCAATTTGAAAATTCATTAGACTTCATAggttaatttttcaactttaatgATCTGGagtgtaggctccagcatatctacGACCCCAGTGacgacaagcggcatagaagaggatggacggatggatctggagtgcatgagaaagtgtagaggaaaatgtagctctccttgaccacatggtcatttcttAATTTACATAgttatcccttgtttatcatgtttaattggttccagaccccaagtgaagttccgcaaagtaggcatgcttatttatgaatggaatattttcatagttagagcatagaaaacctgcttatggtcttctaaatatggcttttaacattattagagccatccagacatgcaataacacccctatagtcacctttacagtagtagtagtagataaaataccagaaaataagccattttcgACAGTAGACCGTAGATACGACTgatactcgtgtgtgttgctgtaaatgtgtcccaGTGGCACGGACAgtaagtgacgtcgggggttcagagttgagttttagcttggcgcgGGT carries:
- the LOC129169379 gene encoding complement factor B-like isoform X2; its protein translation is MLLSVHWIGLAAALSCLLTGEVWCDCTEDNVQIEGGHYNLTKGLKTGSLLTYHCPEGYYPYPAQKRVCQLNDMWSQDSTSSKPQKCRVVECPDPKVLMHGIVSPPQERYFVDNETTYQCYSGYTMRGSSRRVCFPNGKWSGSTPICSRDSGNDCADPGIPAGAFRRGNSFRIDDKVKYSCKNGLFLVGSSERTCLENGQWTGTEPACYYKYTYDTPLEVSEAFGGALKASLTTLEPIDDTQEGRKIKISKTDTLNVYIAVDISESIEEKYFIDARDAVVQLITKISSFSVTPNYEILFFSSDVYEVVNIVDFLDGKTQLSTVKADLEKFKIDNRDTAGTDLNLVFMTILERMAFIKQRTGEEGFKEHRHAIILFTDGAYNMGGTPEPTVQKIKNMVYMDQTSRSEKPLREEYLDIYIFAIGALIFDDDLIPLVAGTGGDHYFRMSDIRSLQKTFDEIIDEEEVKGLCGLHKEYDTTKRRENYPWVVFIVIQNEGRVMKCLGSLVTPMFVLTAAHCFTFGDLPQHVTVDIDDMNGRRTKKVKNFFLHPKFNVKAKVNEGVEEFYDYDVALIQLVDYVKISTLARPICIPCTQETSNALKLVGESTCKEQVATCDLKPLNLKIH